A genomic stretch from Tepidisphaeraceae bacterium includes:
- a CDS encoding sigma-70 family RNA polymerase sigma factor, whose product MLMLATPIETEADAWTEYMRTRSGHAKAKLMASLLYLLEQVAGRMKRRLADSIEVEDLVQAGSFGLAKAIEKVEHVEGSFPAYATTCIKNAIYDWLRYEARCTGRGRVRVTSLNAPRGHHDDAGSLLDDVASAGGGRGFELIDRRDLFDDQLRSLPEHQRRIMRLHYRDGQTFDQIAVALGIDGNAALREHDKALKTLRAFAVQEEAKMETTFAEPTGETLTDLTTTGNGEPSAARPPLNPVDRFEAIVRDAVDHLAELDDAITKVREDLERAMLIRPRVANEEMQLVDYLIDQGIRHLVAVRRSTAVRARPANPVETPKPVLAQPTRTLETLLSIYDHDEKEDMIDRWLVGGKKLMEATGADLDREIAKHERRRFEHGKTITFYREVRNNVDDDEKVGARLRRDELKAILRRHKL is encoded by the coding sequence ATGTTGATGCTCGCAACACCTATCGAGACGGAAGCCGACGCATGGACCGAGTACATGCGGACGAGGTCCGGGCACGCCAAGGCAAAACTGATGGCAAGCCTGTTGTACCTGCTCGAACAGGTGGCAGGACGGATGAAGCGACGTCTGGCTGATTCGATCGAGGTCGAGGACTTGGTGCAGGCCGGATCGTTCGGGCTCGCTAAGGCGATTGAGAAGGTAGAGCACGTGGAGGGCAGCTTCCCGGCCTACGCCACGACGTGCATCAAGAACGCGATTTACGACTGGCTGAGGTACGAGGCGCGATGCACAGGACGCGGTCGAGTACGGGTGACGTCGCTGAACGCGCCGCGTGGTCACCATGACGATGCCGGCAGCTTGCTCGACGACGTGGCGTCGGCAGGAGGCGGCAGGGGCTTCGAGCTGATCGATCGCCGCGACCTCTTCGATGATCAGCTGCGGTCGTTACCTGAACACCAGCGACGGATCATGCGACTCCACTACCGCGATGGTCAGACGTTCGACCAGATCGCGGTCGCCTTGGGTATCGACGGAAACGCTGCCCTACGCGAACACGACAAGGCACTGAAGACACTGCGGGCCTTCGCGGTGCAGGAAGAAGCAAAAATGGAAACCACATTTGCCGAACCTACGGGTGAAACGCTCACCGATCTGACCACCACGGGCAACGGAGAACCGTCGGCCGCGCGACCGCCGTTAAACCCTGTCGACCGGTTCGAGGCAATCGTCCGCGACGCGGTCGACCACTTGGCGGAACTGGACGACGCGATCACCAAGGTGCGCGAGGACCTAGAACGAGCCATGTTGATCAGGCCGCGCGTCGCGAACGAAGAGATGCAGTTGGTGGACTACCTCATCGACCAGGGCATCCGCCACCTCGTCGCCGTTCGCCGCAGCACTGCGGTGCGGGCAAGACCCGCTAACCCAGTTGAAACGCCGAAGCCCGTACTGGCGCAGCCCACCCGCACGCTGGAAACGCTGCTGAGCATCTACGACCACGATGAGAAGGAAGACATGATCGACCGGTGGCTGGTCGGCGGGAAGAAGCTGATGGAGGCGACCGGGGCCGATCTGGATCGTGAGATCGCCAAGCACGAACGGCGGCGGTTCGAACACGGCAAGACGATCACGTTCTACCGCGAGGTGCGCAACAACGTTGACGACGACGAGAAGGTCGGCGCGCGCCTGCGGCGGGATGAACTGAAGGCCATCCTCAGGCGGCACAAACTGTAA
- a CDS encoding ribonuclease HI family protein, whose translation MLPDKNGGVLWKLWFDGLCEPVNPGGGLGMGYHLVMHNGQERSSGYALHPAPENTNNQAEYMALMSGLTAVTELARLNAKPDQLEIYGDSMLVINQLNGRWQCKSPVMAGLRDECLKELAKVWSDRWWSATWIPRDQNERADAVSRRVYTELTGRQAPERHPMLRTGADLQRDIANRRERTIRRPHQGQFPYAKGR comes from the coding sequence ATGTTACCAGACAAAAACGGCGGCGTCTTGTGGAAATTGTGGTTCGACGGGCTCTGCGAGCCGGTCAACCCCGGCGGTGGCCTCGGCATGGGCTACCACCTCGTCATGCACAACGGTCAGGAGCGGTCGAGCGGCTACGCGCTGCACCCGGCGCCCGAGAACACGAATAACCAGGCAGAGTACATGGCGTTGATGAGCGGCCTGACCGCCGTCACCGAACTGGCACGCCTGAACGCCAAGCCGGACCAGTTGGAAATCTACGGCGACAGCATGCTGGTCATCAACCAGCTTAATGGCCGCTGGCAGTGCAAAAGCCCGGTAATGGCCGGCCTCCGTGATGAATGCCTCAAAGAACTGGCGAAGGTCTGGAGCGACCGCTGGTGGTCCGCCACATGGATTCCGCGGGACCAAAACGAGCGGGCCGACGCGGTCAGCCGCCGGGTCTACACCGAACTGACCGGAAGGCAGGCACCTGAGCGCCACCCCATGCTTCGAACCGGGGCCGACCTGCAACGCGACATCGCCAACCGTCGTGAGCGAACGATCCGCCGCCCGCATCAAGGTCAGTTTCCCTACGCGAAAGGGCGGTGA
- a CDS encoding DUF4394 domain-containing protein: MPQANNWMGCGIALAGCVLSVPAAQAAMVYGVTQDNALFSFDSAAPGTLLSGLSISGFSANNESIRGIDFRPANGQLYAIGSFGQLYTLDKTTAVLTAVGGGVGAINGTAFGFDFNPTIDRIRLVSNTDRNYVLNPDTGALQATATPLAYGAGDPNFGVNPNVVGSAYSNNNLGNVPATSQLYGIDAGIDVLVKQANNDGVLETVGPLLTVNTSDLVGFDIFTTPEGDNIAYASLTPSGGSVSNFYTVDLITGTAVLVGQINGGTLVSDIAVEPVAIPEPASLALVGLGAIGLLARRRGA; the protein is encoded by the coding sequence ATGCCTCAAGCGAACAATTGGATGGGCTGCGGGATCGCGTTGGCGGGTTGCGTTCTGTCTGTACCGGCCGCACAGGCGGCGATGGTCTATGGGGTGACGCAGGACAACGCGCTGTTCAGCTTCGATTCCGCCGCGCCCGGCACGCTGCTAAGCGGCCTGTCGATCAGCGGGTTCTCCGCCAACAACGAATCGATCCGCGGCATCGATTTCCGCCCGGCGAACGGTCAGCTCTACGCGATCGGCAGCTTCGGTCAACTGTACACGCTGGACAAAACCACCGCCGTACTCACCGCCGTCGGTGGTGGCGTCGGCGCGATCAATGGCACGGCCTTTGGGTTCGATTTCAACCCCACCATCGACCGCATTCGCCTTGTCAGCAATACCGATCGCAACTACGTCCTCAATCCCGATACCGGCGCGTTGCAAGCAACGGCGACTCCACTGGCCTATGGGGCTGGGGATCCGAACTTCGGCGTCAACCCGAACGTGGTGGGGTCGGCTTACAGCAACAACAACCTGGGCAACGTGCCCGCCACGTCGCAACTGTACGGCATCGACGCCGGCATCGACGTTCTCGTCAAGCAGGCCAACAACGATGGTGTGCTGGAGACCGTAGGGCCGCTGCTCACCGTGAACACCAGTGACCTCGTCGGCTTCGACATCTTCACCACGCCCGAAGGCGACAACATCGCCTATGCCTCACTGACGCCCTCAGGCGGCAGCGTCTCCAACTTCTACACGGTCGACCTCATCACGGGCACCGCGGTGCTGGTGGGCCAGATCAACGGCGGCACGCTCGTCTCCGACATCGCGGTCGAACCCGTCGCCATCCCGGAACCCGCAAGCCTGGCGCTCGTCGGCCTGGGCGCGATCGGCCTGCTCGCCCGCCGGCGTGGGGCTTAG
- a CDS encoding S41 family peptidase: MTFRFTRFALAVSMAVATATPVLPQWARAEVANAGEQGQQVALQEVTPKPAASVDELKQQAFTAARSGHFEKTNELLATAAKISNDPQLVQMATWAGQFESQRQEFAAERQKQYEKAVEDVHKLLDAGQADYAIDAAARAHSLATDKATFRKEKWVDDLVKRTVTRAEESEQNEQWIKALRLYSDLSSVEPASPEWKSRLKLMTRRVRLLAVYTPDQLKVLQERESKDREAADRVLRPEAAKNDPTTKPAEQLNDSFRIDWRETVKGVNKMMLSDALDEAQSNYYRDVQFRNLALGGINGLRAVATTKGLDQTFPGLADEQKRNAFIMALDESERQVNAAPADQQQLALRQTISTLVNAGRDTVGLPEEVLVSEFADGAFAELDPFSGVIWPVDVPEFTKTTQGEFQGVGIQIQNDEEGNIKVVTPIEDSPAFKAGVEAGSIITHIDGKSAKNISVNQAVKSITGPGGTKVTLTIRNDSGVVQDYTLKRDTIKVASVKGWQHLPGGGWNYFVDPEQKIAYIRLTNFSKTTSEDMDAAVDALASEGVKGIILDLRNNPGGLLTEATRVSDRFLKDGVIVSTRADRETPNPPSAIKARVERDDETKVPLVVLVNQYSASASEIVSGALKDLGRSMVVGDRTFGKGSVQMLFPLEGRNALLKLTTSHYYLPSGRCLHREENSVDWGVEPDVKVEMTPEQMRAANEARQDLDVLREINSAPAEPQQEKLNDKAEVMQEVVEEVTADATGEPKKVKRDLLSSDPQLSAALLLLRLQLNGAQL, from the coding sequence ATGACATTCCGGTTTACCCGTTTCGCGTTGGCGGTGTCGATGGCGGTCGCGACGGCGACGCCGGTGTTGCCCCAGTGGGCCCGCGCCGAGGTTGCGAACGCTGGTGAGCAGGGACAGCAGGTCGCGCTGCAAGAGGTGACGCCCAAGCCGGCCGCGTCGGTCGACGAGCTGAAGCAGCAGGCCTTCACCGCCGCGCGCAGCGGTCACTTCGAGAAGACCAACGAGCTGCTCGCCACCGCCGCCAAGATCAGCAACGACCCGCAGCTGGTGCAGATGGCAACGTGGGCCGGTCAGTTTGAATCGCAGCGACAGGAGTTCGCCGCCGAGCGCCAGAAGCAGTACGAGAAGGCCGTCGAGGACGTGCACAAGCTGCTGGATGCCGGCCAGGCCGACTACGCGATCGACGCCGCCGCCCGCGCGCACTCGCTGGCGACCGACAAGGCGACGTTCCGCAAGGAGAAGTGGGTTGACGACCTCGTGAAGCGCACGGTGACGCGCGCCGAGGAAAGCGAGCAGAACGAGCAGTGGATCAAGGCCCTGCGCCTTTATTCGGACCTGAGCTCGGTGGAGCCGGCCAGCCCGGAATGGAAGAGCCGCCTGAAGCTGATGACCCGCCGGGTGCGCCTGCTGGCGGTCTACACGCCCGACCAGTTGAAGGTGCTGCAGGAGCGCGAGAGCAAGGACCGCGAGGCCGCCGACCGCGTGCTGCGCCCCGAGGCCGCCAAGAACGACCCGACGACGAAGCCCGCCGAGCAGTTGAACGATTCGTTCCGCATCGACTGGCGCGAGACCGTCAAGGGCGTCAACAAGATGATGCTGAGCGATGCGCTCGACGAGGCGCAGAGCAACTACTACCGCGACGTGCAGTTCCGCAACCTGGCCTTGGGTGGCATCAACGGCCTGCGGGCCGTCGCGACCACCAAGGGCCTCGACCAGACCTTCCCTGGCCTGGCCGACGAGCAGAAGCGCAACGCCTTCATCATGGCGCTCGACGAGAGCGAGCGCCAGGTGAACGCCGCCCCGGCCGACCAGCAACAGCTGGCGCTTCGGCAGACGATCTCGACCCTGGTGAACGCCGGCCGCGACACGGTCGGCCTGCCCGAAGAAGTGCTCGTGAGCGAGTTCGCCGACGGCGCGTTCGCCGAGCTGGACCCGTTCAGCGGCGTCATCTGGCCGGTGGACGTGCCCGAGTTCACCAAGACCACGCAAGGCGAGTTCCAGGGCGTCGGCATTCAGATCCAGAACGACGAGGAAGGCAACATCAAAGTCGTCACGCCGATCGAGGACAGCCCCGCGTTCAAGGCGGGCGTCGAGGCGGGGTCGATCATCACGCACATCGACGGCAAGAGCGCCAAGAACATCAGCGTGAACCAGGCCGTCAAGAGCATCACCGGGCCCGGCGGCACGAAGGTGACGCTGACCATTCGCAACGATTCAGGCGTGGTGCAGGACTACACGCTGAAGCGAGACACGATCAAGGTCGCCAGCGTAAAGGGCTGGCAGCACCTGCCGGGTGGCGGGTGGAATTACTTCGTCGATCCCGAGCAGAAGATCGCCTACATCCGCCTGACCAACTTCAGCAAGACCACCAGCGAGGACATGGACGCCGCCGTCGACGCGCTGGCGAGCGAGGGCGTGAAGGGCATCATCCTCGATTTGCGCAACAACCCCGGTGGCCTGCTGACCGAGGCGACGCGCGTGAGCGACCGATTCCTGAAGGACGGCGTGATCGTCAGCACCCGCGCCGACCGTGAGACGCCCAACCCGCCCAGCGCCATCAAGGCCCGCGTCGAACGCGACGATGAGACGAAGGTGCCGCTGGTCGTGCTGGTGAACCAGTACAGCGCCAGCGCGTCGGAAATCGTCTCGGGCGCGCTGAAGGACCTTGGCCGGTCGATGGTGGTGGGCGACCGCACGTTCGGTAAGGGCAGCGTGCAGATGCTCTTCCCCCTGGAAGGGCGCAACGCGCTGCTGAAGCTGACGACGAGCCACTATTACCTGCCCAGCGGCCGCTGCCTGCATCGCGAGGAGAACAGCGTCGACTGGGGCGTCGAGCCCGACGTGAAGGTCGAGATGACCCCCGAGCAGATGCGGGCCGCCAACGAGGCCCGGCAAGACCTGGACGTGCTGCGCGAGATCAACAGCGCCCCAGCCGAGCCCCAGCAGGAAAAGCTGAACGATAAGGCCGAGGTCATGCAGGAGGTTGTGGAAGAGGTGACCGCCGACGCCACGGGCGAGCCGAAGAAGGTCAAACGCGACCTGCTGAGCAGCGACCCGCAACTGTCGGCGGCGCTGTTGCTGCTGCGTCTTCAGTTGAACGGCGCGCAGTTGTAA
- the argS gene encoding arginine--tRNA ligase, with product MPTITAQLDAAFRTAIQAAFGMDADPLIGPSQNDKFGDYQSNAAMGLAKQVSEKTGQKTNPRQVAEQIVEMLDLADIATEKPTIAGPGFINVKLSPTWLAGVATAQATDERLGIPLAAAQSKVVVDYSGPNIAKEMLVHHLRSTVIGDAFVRVLSATGNDVIRQNHIGDWGLQMGMVTFALEQSGAAAESFTLADLAQLYKKISKDSDEPTVRRQMAERTSVLQNTPKDQLHAWRRVRELTLTAAQQVYGRLGVLLTPDDVRGESDYSDDYAPMVESLIAEGQARESDGAIGIFPPGFVNRDGEPRPFIVRSRDGSFQYPTYDLAALRYRVTALRATRVIYTHDTRQAEHFAMLFAVAKALGWDNVDGQQARFEYAPFGAVLGEDGKPFKTRKGESVKLEDLLDEAEERAMAIVEQKNPSLPDEQKKAIAKAIGIGAVKYSDLSKDRVSDYVFSWDKMLAMEGNTAPYLQYVYARIRSIFRKAGVTAAIDPSTIRLDSPYEQALAKHLARFGETVEAVARELKPHMLCTYLYDLASRFSSFYENCPVLQSDDATKMSRLAICDLTAKVMARGLDLLGIEHPEQM from the coding sequence GTGCCGACCATCACCGCCCAACTCGACGCCGCCTTCCGCACCGCCATCCAAGCCGCCTTTGGCATGGATGCCGATCCCCTGATCGGTCCCAGCCAGAACGACAAGTTCGGCGACTACCAATCGAACGCGGCCATGGGGCTGGCCAAGCAGGTCAGTGAGAAGACCGGCCAGAAGACCAACCCGCGCCAGGTGGCCGAGCAGATCGTCGAGATGCTGGATCTGGCCGACATCGCCACCGAGAAGCCGACGATCGCCGGCCCGGGGTTCATTAACGTGAAGCTGAGCCCGACGTGGCTCGCCGGCGTCGCCACAGCGCAAGCGACCGACGAGCGGCTCGGCATTCCGCTTGCGGCGGCGCAGTCCAAGGTCGTTGTCGACTATTCCGGACCGAACATCGCCAAGGAAATGCTGGTTCACCACTTGCGCAGCACGGTGATCGGCGACGCGTTCGTGCGCGTGCTGAGCGCGACGGGCAACGACGTCATCCGCCAAAACCACATCGGTGACTGGGGCCTGCAGATGGGCATGGTCACCTTCGCGTTGGAGCAAAGCGGCGCCGCGGCCGAGTCGTTCACGCTGGCGGACCTGGCGCAGTTGTACAAGAAGATCAGCAAGGACAGCGACGAGCCCACCGTCCGCCGGCAGATGGCCGAGCGGACGAGCGTCCTGCAGAACACCCCGAAGGACCAGTTGCACGCTTGGCGGCGGGTGCGCGAGCTGACGCTGACGGCCGCCCAACAGGTGTACGGCCGGCTCGGTGTCCTGCTGACGCCCGACGACGTGCGCGGGGAAAGCGACTACAGCGACGACTACGCGCCGATGGTCGAAAGCCTGATCGCTGAGGGCCAGGCGCGGGAGTCGGACGGCGCGATCGGCATCTTTCCGCCGGGCTTCGTAAACCGGGACGGCGAGCCGCGGCCGTTCATCGTCCGAAGTCGCGATGGGTCTTTTCAATATCCAACCTACGACTTGGCCGCACTGCGGTATCGCGTCACGGCGCTGCGGGCCACGCGCGTCATCTACACGCACGACACGCGCCAGGCCGAGCACTTCGCGATGCTGTTCGCCGTCGCCAAGGCGCTGGGCTGGGACAACGTGGACGGCCAGCAAGCACGATTCGAGTACGCCCCCTTCGGCGCCGTGCTCGGCGAGGACGGCAAACCCTTCAAGACCCGCAAGGGCGAGTCCGTGAAGCTCGAAGACCTGCTGGACGAGGCCGAGGAACGGGCGATGGCGATCGTCGAGCAGAAGAACCCCTCGCTGCCCGACGAACAGAAAAAAGCGATCGCCAAGGCCATCGGCATCGGGGCCGTGAAGTACAGCGATCTGTCGAAGGACCGCGTCAGCGACTACGTCTTCTCGTGGGACAAAATGCTGGCAATGGAGGGCAACACCGCCCCCTACTTGCAGTACGTCTACGCCCGCATCCGGTCGATCTTCCGCAAGGCCGGCGTAACCGCGGCGATTGACCCATCAACCATCCGGCTCGATAGCCCCTACGAGCAGGCGCTCGCCAAGCATCTCGCGCGCTTCGGCGAGACGGTGGAGGCCGTGGCGCGTGAATTGAAGCCGCACATGCTCTGCACCTACCTGTACGACCTCGCGTCGCGGTTCAGCAGCTTCTACGAGAACTGCCCCGTGCTGCAGAGCGACGACGCGACCAAGATGAGCCGGCTGGCGATCTGCGACCTTACCGCAAAGGTGATGGCGCGCGGGTTGGACCTGCTGGGCATCGAGCATCCGGAACAGATGTAG
- a CDS encoding bifunctional 3,4-dihydroxy-2-butanone-4-phosphate synthase/GTP cyclohydrolase II, producing MPSSPIPEILEELKRGKPIVLVDDEDRENEGDIVYAAEKCTPEAVNFMVTHARGVVCLALTEERCSHLLLHPQTDLNTAQLGTAFTVTVDAHPKFGVSTGVSARDRATTIQVAIAEDAQPQDLLRPGHINPLRARDGGVLVRAGQTEGSVDLARLAGMKPAAVICEIMRDDGEMMRRPELEGFCAKHDLKICSVAELISYRMKREQFVKRIESIMLPTPWGDFQLHAYQSMIDPQPHLALCKGGVGDYDAHGQPIAHPEPVLVRVHSECLTGDIFGSGRCDCGPQLSTAMQMIEAAGKGALIYLRQEGRGIGLANKLHAYALQDKGFDTVEANERLGLPIDKRDYGIGSQILRDLGLSKLRIMTNNPKKIYGIDGYGLQVVEEVPVQIEPGDHNRRYLETKKLKMGHKL from the coding sequence ATGCCGTCCTCACCCATCCCGGAGATCTTAGAAGAACTGAAGCGTGGCAAGCCGATCGTGCTCGTCGATGATGAGGATCGCGAGAACGAGGGCGACATCGTCTACGCCGCCGAGAAGTGCACGCCCGAGGCGGTCAACTTCATGGTGACGCACGCCCGCGGCGTCGTCTGCCTGGCGCTGACCGAAGAACGCTGCAGCCACCTGCTGCTGCACCCGCAAACCGACCTGAATACCGCCCAGCTCGGCACGGCGTTCACCGTCACGGTCGACGCCCATCCGAAGTTCGGCGTTTCCACCGGAGTTAGCGCCCGCGACCGCGCGACGACGATCCAGGTTGCCATCGCCGAAGATGCCCAGCCACAGGATTTGCTGCGGCCCGGGCACATCAACCCGCTGCGTGCCCGCGATGGGGGCGTGCTCGTGCGGGCCGGGCAGACCGAAGGTTCCGTCGACCTTGCCCGTTTGGCCGGCATGAAGCCGGCGGCCGTCATCTGCGAGATCATGCGCGACGACGGCGAGATGATGCGCCGCCCGGAGCTGGAAGGGTTCTGCGCCAAGCACGATTTGAAGATCTGTTCCGTCGCGGAGCTCATCAGCTACCGCATGAAGCGCGAGCAGTTCGTGAAGCGCATCGAATCGATCATGCTCCCCACGCCGTGGGGCGACTTCCAACTGCACGCGTACCAAAGCATGATCGACCCCCAGCCGCACCTGGCTTTGTGCAAGGGAGGCGTCGGCGACTACGACGCCCACGGCCAGCCGATCGCACACCCCGAGCCCGTGCTGGTGCGCGTCCACAGCGAATGTTTGACCGGCGACATCTTCGGCTCCGGCCGGTGCGACTGTGGCCCGCAACTGTCGACCGCCATGCAGATGATCGAGGCCGCCGGCAAAGGGGCCTTGATCTACCTGCGCCAGGAGGGCCGCGGCATCGGTCTGGCCAATAAACTGCATGCCTACGCGCTGCAGGATAAAGGCTTCGATACCGTCGAGGCCAACGAGCGCCTCGGCCTGCCGATCGACAAGCGCGACTACGGCATCGGCAGCCAGATCCTGCGCGACCTTGGCCTGTCGAAGCTGCGCATCATGACCAACAACCCCAAGAAGATTTACGGCATCGACGGCTACGGCCTGCAGGTCGTCGAAGAGGTCCCCGTTCAAATCGAGCCGGGCGACCACAATCGGCGGTACCTGGAGACGAAGAAATTAAAGATGGGACATAAACTTTAG
- a CDS encoding GNAT family N-acetyltransferase produces the protein MATDTLAAAGLAPVNLSDRAVMAPYFDAVAQPLSDYTFSQVFTWRNSLRLGWRIIRNHLCIFANGSGDLTLLLPPMGDTGGDAALSEARQLMDAYNADHDVPDRTRVEYVSEWMLSRFDRSNFDVQPMGGDYVYDVTRMIDLAGGDLKSKRQEKNRFSRNYVARVETYDANRHLNDCLRLLHAWRDRQDTKHAGDTSSGTAAVKRHKEALATEVALCHAKELGLGGMLVWVADETGVESVKGFTFGELLGGDQSSIVIEKTDLEIKGLSQFIFSEFCRLHWAHRPLVNAGDDWGLESLAWTKNSYRPVTILPKYAMRPKAAVQSTTGWSPEAIATPAVAVEEQAAAPAMSIVPDEQPIHVRVAQPTDLEAIANLESRCFDTYSLSRRRLQYLAARSSAVVLVAENDGQVVGEAVGLLRHHKKGLTGRIYSLVVDPAMRGRGVGRQLMADLLVTFAQRGVGRVYLEVERTNAGAVALYEKLGFRSIGTIGDYYGDGRDALHMMCEMGVNPRLLKPLAA, from the coding sequence ATGGCCACCGATACCTTGGCCGCAGCCGGCTTAGCGCCGGTTAACCTGTCCGATCGCGCCGTGATGGCACCGTACTTCGACGCGGTCGCGCAACCGCTGTCGGACTACACCTTCTCGCAGGTCTTCACCTGGCGCAACAGCCTGCGCCTCGGGTGGCGGATCATCCGCAACCACCTGTGCATCTTCGCCAACGGTAGCGGCGACCTCACGCTGCTGTTGCCACCGATGGGCGACACCGGTGGCGACGCCGCGCTATCTGAAGCGCGCCAGCTGATGGACGCCTACAACGCCGACCACGACGTGCCCGACCGCACGCGCGTCGAGTACGTCAGCGAGTGGATGCTCAGCCGCTTCGACCGCAGCAACTTCGACGTCCAACCGATGGGCGGCGACTACGTCTACGACGTCACCCGCATGATCGACCTTGCCGGTGGCGACCTGAAAAGCAAACGGCAGGAGAAGAACCGCTTCTCGCGCAACTACGTCGCCCGCGTGGAAACGTACGACGCCAACCGACACCTGAACGACTGCCTGCGCCTGCTGCACGCGTGGCGCGATCGGCAAGATACGAAGCACGCCGGCGACACGTCGTCCGGCACGGCGGCGGTCAAACGACATAAAGAGGCGTTGGCAACCGAGGTCGCGCTCTGTCACGCCAAGGAGCTTGGCCTCGGTGGCATGCTCGTCTGGGTGGCCGACGAGACGGGCGTCGAAAGCGTCAAGGGCTTCACGTTCGGCGAACTGCTGGGCGGCGACCAGAGCAGCATCGTGATCGAGAAGACCGACCTGGAGATCAAGGGCCTGTCGCAGTTCATCTTCAGCGAGTTCTGCCGTCTGCATTGGGCCCACCGACCGCTGGTGAATGCCGGCGACGACTGGGGCCTGGAATCGCTCGCCTGGACGAAGAACAGCTACCGCCCGGTGACGATTTTGCCCAAGTACGCGATGCGCCCCAAGGCCGCGGTGCAGAGCACGACCGGCTGGTCGCCCGAAGCGATCGCGACGCCCGCGGTAGCCGTTGAAGAACAGGCCGCCGCGCCGGCGATGAGCATCGTGCCGGACGAGCAGCCGATCCACGTCCGCGTCGCGCAGCCGACGGATCTGGAAGCCATCGCGAACCTCGAGTCGCGCTGCTTCGACACCTACAGCCTCTCGCGCCGTCGGCTGCAGTACCTGGCGGCCCGGTCGAGCGCCGTCGTGCTTGTCGCCGAGAACGACGGCCAAGTGGTCGGCGAAGCCGTCGGCCTGCTGCGTCATCACAAGAAGGGCCTGACGGGCCGGATCTACAGCCTCGTCGTCGACCCCGCGATGCGTGGACGCGGCGTCGGTCGGCAGCTGATGGCCGATTTGCTCGTCACCTTCGCCCAGCGTGGTGTCGGCCGCGTCTACCTGGAGGTCGAGCGCACCAACGCTGGCGCCGTCGCGCTCTACGAGAAGCTCGGCTTCCGGAGCATCGGCACGATCGGCGACTACTACGGCGACGGCCGCGATGCCCTGCACATGATGTGCGAAATGGGCGTCAACCCAAGACTGCTCAAGCCGCTGGCGGCGTGA
- the dusB gene encoding tRNA dihydrouridine synthase DusB translates to MVAPLTIGKLKLATNLLLAPIAGYCDLGFRLVARSCGGVGMASTDLLCPEGVLRENYKSMVLAATNEHDSPICMQLYGSSADRLCDAARWAEDRGAHVIDINMGCPVDKITKRDGGSKLLCDVDNTLCMVEKIVAVLRHTPLTAKLRLGWDDTCIVAPKLAAKLEEAGIALVTIHGRTTEMRFGGQCRLDGIAAVVAAVKKIPVVGNGDVTSPQVAKHMMDYTGCAGVMIGRAALSQPWIFRDTWSYLTTGVIPEPLTIQHKAQLMRDHFRVYMDHRSERAAVVEFRKRVSWYAKQMHPCWPLKDEMRTIDSASDFERVISRFLEWREMYDRETEAERIHRRAYERQACT, encoded by the coding sequence ATGGTCGCGCCGCTCACCATCGGCAAGCTGAAGCTCGCCACGAATCTGTTGCTCGCCCCGATCGCCGGTTACTGCGATTTGGGCTTTCGCCTGGTCGCGCGGTCGTGTGGCGGCGTGGGGATGGCCAGCACCGACTTGCTCTGCCCCGAAGGCGTGCTACGCGAAAACTACAAGTCGATGGTCCTGGCGGCCACCAACGAGCATGACTCGCCGATCTGCATGCAGTTGTACGGCTCGTCGGCCGACCGATTGTGCGACGCGGCCCGCTGGGCCGAGGACCGCGGGGCCCACGTCATCGACATCAACATGGGCTGCCCGGTCGACAAGATCACCAAGCGTGACGGCGGCAGCAAGCTGCTGTGCGACGTCGACAACACGCTGTGCATGGTTGAAAAAATCGTCGCCGTCCTGCGCCACACGCCGCTGACCGCCAAGCTGCGATTAGGCTGGGACGACACGTGCATCGTCGCGCCCAAGCTAGCCGCCAAGTTGGAGGAAGCGGGCATTGCACTCGTGACCATCCATGGGCGCACCACCGAGATGCGCTTCGGTGGCCAGTGCCGCCTCGACGGCATCGCTGCGGTCGTGGCAGCGGTGAAGAAGATCCCCGTCGTCGGTAACGGGGACGTCACCAGTCCGCAGGTGGCCAAGCACATGATGGACTACACGGGCTGCGCCGGAGTGATGATCGGCCGGGCGGCGCTCAGCCAGCCTTGGATCTTCCGCGACACCTGGAGCTACCTGACGACCGGCGTCATCCCCGAGCCGCTCACGATCCAGCACAAGGCCCAACTGATGCGCGACCACTTCCGCGTCTACATGGACCACCGCAGCGAACGGGCGGCCGTCGTCGAGTTCCGCAAGCGCGTCAGCTGGTACGCCAAGCAGATGCACCCCTGCTGGCCGTTGAAGGACGAGATGCGCACGATCGACAGCGCGAGCGACTTCGAGCGGGTGATCTCCCGTTTCCTGGAATGGCGAGAGATGTACGACCGCGAGACCGAGGCCGAGCGCATCCACCGCCGGGCCTACGAGCGGCAGGCGTGCACGTAA